In Bosea sp. (in: a-proteobacteria), one DNA window encodes the following:
- the pyrH gene encoding UMP kinase produces MRPQRVLVKLSGEALAGPVGNGLDGATLTALAADIAHASHEGVEIGIVVGGGNFFRGVQGLNKGLDRTTADSIGMLGTVMNALALEHSIEAAGAPARAMSAVPMPSLCESYARKRALDHLSNGKVVILGGGTGNPYFTTDTGAALRAAELGCSHLLKATQVDGVYSADPKKDPAATRYDTLTHADAIRRDLKVMDTAAFALARDASLTIVVFSIAEPGMLAAVLRGEGRATYVTP; encoded by the coding sequence ATGAGACCCCAACGCGTTCTCGTGAAGCTCTCCGGCGAAGCCCTTGCGGGACCTGTCGGAAACGGGCTCGACGGCGCCACGCTGACGGCGCTCGCCGCCGACATCGCCCATGCCTCGCATGAGGGCGTCGAGATCGGCATCGTCGTCGGCGGCGGCAATTTCTTCCGCGGCGTGCAGGGGCTCAACAAGGGGCTCGACCGCACCACCGCCGATTCGATCGGCATGCTCGGCACGGTGATGAACGCGCTGGCGCTGGAACATTCCATCGAGGCGGCCGGCGCCCCGGCGCGCGCCATGTCGGCGGTGCCGATGCCCTCGCTCTGCGAGAGCTACGCCCGCAAACGCGCCCTCGACCATCTCAGCAACGGCAAGGTCGTCATCCTCGGCGGTGGCACCGGCAACCCCTATTTCACCACCGACACCGGCGCTGCGCTGCGCGCGGCCGAGCTCGGCTGCAGCCATCTGCTCAAGGCGACGCAGGTCGACGGCGTCTACAGCGCCGACCCGAAGAAGGACCCGGCCGCGACCCGCTACGACACTTTGACCCATGCGGACGCCATCAGGCGCGACCTCAAGGTGATGGACACCGCCGCCTTCGCGCTCGCCCGCGACGCGAGCCTGACCATCGTCGTGTTCTCGATCGCCGAGCCCGGCATGCTCGCCGCCGTGCTGCGCGGCGAGGGCAGGGCGACCTATGTGACGCCCTGA
- the frr gene encoding ribosome recycling factor — MAQTTFDLADIKRRMAGAVQSFKGDLASLRSGRASANMLDPIQVEAYGARTPLSQLATVSVPEPRLLSVQVWDRSMVQAVDRAVRESDLGLNPQTEGQVLRIRIPELNEQRRKEMVKVAHKYAEEAKVAVRHVRRDGIDVVKKLEKDGDLTKDDAARNTDLVQKATDQHIVEIDQALAAKEKEILHV; from the coding sequence ATGGCCCAGACGACGTTCGACCTCGCCGACATCAAGCGCCGCATGGCCGGTGCGGTGCAGTCCTTCAAGGGGGATCTCGCCTCGCTGCGCTCCGGTCGCGCCTCCGCCAACATGCTCGACCCGATCCAGGTCGAAGCCTATGGCGCGCGCACGCCGCTGAGCCAGCTCGCGACCGTCTCCGTGCCGGAGCCGCGCCTGCTCTCGGTCCAGGTCTGGGACCGCTCGATGGTGCAGGCGGTCGACAGGGCGGTGCGCGAATCCGATCTCGGCCTCAACCCGCAGACGGAAGGGCAAGTGCTGCGCATCCGCATCCCGGAGCTGAACGAGCAGCGCCGCAAGGAGATGGTCAAGGTCGCGCATAAATATGCCGAGGAGGCCAAGGTCGCGGTGCGCCATGTCCGCCGCGACGGCATCGACGTCGTCAAGAAGCTCGAGAAGGACGGCGACCTGACCAAGGACGACGCCGCCCGCAACACCGACCTTGTCCAGAAGGCGACCGATCAGCATATCGTGGAGATCGACCAGGCGCTGGCGGCGAAGGAAAAGGAAATCCTGCACGTCTGA